The sequence below is a genomic window from Alphaproteobacteria bacterium.
GGTGCATGCTCACTCGGCGGCGCTCGTGCGGCGCTTGAGGCGACGCGCGATCATATGCAGATGCGCGAGCAGTTCGGCCAGAAGCTGGCCGAGTTCCAGGCCCTACGATTCAAGCTTGCCGACATGGCGACCGAGTTGGAGGCGGCGCGCCTGATGATCTGGCGGGCGGCGGCCAAGCTCGATGCCGCGGCGCCGGACGCGACGTTGCATTGCGCCATGGCCAAGCGCTTCGCGACGGACGCTGGCTTCGACGTTTGCAATGCGGCGCTGCAGTTACACGGTGGTTATGGCTATTTGCGGGATTACCCGATCGAGCGCATCCTGCGCGACCTGCGGGTCCATCAGATATTGGAAGGAACCAATGAGATCATGCGCGTGATCATCGCTCGCGAGCTTCTGCGCGGAAATGCACTCTCATGAGTGAGCCAGAAGTTCTGTTCGCTGTAAAAGGTGACCGTGCTAGCATCACCCTCAATCGTCCCAAGGCGCTGAACGCTCTGAACCACGCCATGGTGTTGGAGATCACTGCCCGGCTGCACGACTGGGCGGGCGACGATGCCGTGCGCGAGGTAGTGATCAGTGGCGCCGGCGAGCACGCCTTCTGCGCTGGTGGCGACGTTGTCGGTATCGCCAAGCGCATCCTGGCCGGCGAGGTGGGCACGGGTTTGAGCGCCAACTTCTTCCGCGAGGAATATCGCCTCAACCGTATTATCCGCACCTATCCGAAGCCCTATCTGGCGATCCTCGACGGCATCACCATGGGCGGCGGTGTAGGGCTCTCGATCCATGGTCGCTACCGCATCGCCACCGATCGCACGGTGCTGGCGATGCCCGAGATGGCTATTGGCTTTTTTCCCGATGTCGGGGGCGGCTATGCTCTGGCACGGTTTCCGGGAAAATCTGGCCTTTACATGGCGCTGAGCGGCGCCCGAGCGCGAGCTGCTGACTGCCTTTATGTCGGAGCTGCGACGCATTATGTCTCGGATGGTAATTTGGCAAAACTGGTCGACGCCATCAACTCGGCACCGATCGAGACGTTGCTCGATACTTATGCCGAGGATCCAGGATCGCCACCGATGCGTGAACGGCAGGCGCAGATCGATCGCTGCTTTGCCGGTGGCAGCGTGGAGGCTATCCTGGCGGCGCTCGACGCTGAGGGTGGCGAATGGGCCGAGAAGACGGCAGCGACGCTACGCCATGTCGCGCCGCTCAGTCTCAAAGTGGCTCATCGCCAGCTGACAGAGGCTGCAGGTCTGGAATTCGATGCCAACATGGTGATGGAATACCGGCTCTGCCAGCGCTTCATGGCTGACCACGACTTTTGCGAAGGCGTGCGTGCAGTGTTGATCGACAAGGACAAGGCGCCGGCGTGGCGGCCGGCAAGCCTCGATGCTGTCGGTGATGAGACTGTAGATGCCTATTTCGCGCCGCTCGGTGAGCGCGATCTGACATTCGACTAAGGGAGGACCGCATGCAGATCGGTTTTATCGGTGTGGGAAACATGGGTGGACCTATGGTGCGCAACCTGCTCAATGCTGGCGATGCGGTGATGGTCTTCGACGTTGCGTCCAAAGCGGTCGCTGCAATCGTCGTCGATGGTGCCGTAGCTGTCGAGTCGCCGGCTGCTGCGGTTGAGGGCGCCGAGATGGTCATCACCATGCTACCGGCCGGCACCCAAGTGCGCGAGGTCTATTGCGGCGATGGTGGAGTGATAGCTGCGGCGGCGCCGGGTACCGTGCTAATCGATTGCTCGACGATCGATGTCGAGAGCGCGCGCGAGATCGCGGCGGCGGCTGATGCGGCCGGTCTCTCCATGCTGGATGCGCCGGTTTCCGGCGGCGTTGCCGGCGCTTCGGTGGCAGCACTCACCTTCATGGTCGGTGGCGCGGCGGAGGCTTTCACAAAGGCCGAGCCGGTATTGGCCAAGATGGGACGCACGATCGTCCATGCCGGTCCTAGCGGCAACGGCCAGGTGGCAAAGATTTGTAACAACATGATCCTCGGTATCTCCATGATAGCCCTCTGCGAGGCCTTCACGTTGGCTAAATCGCTTGGCCTAGAGGCACAAACCCTGTTCGATATCTCGTCGAATGCGTCCGGGAGTTGTTGGGCTATGCTCAACCACCTGCCGGTAGCTGGAATCGTCGAGACGGCCGCGTCGAATAGGAATTTTGTGCCGGGTTTTGCAACGGACATGATGCTGAAGGATCTGCGGCTTGCCCAACAGGCGGCTAACGCCAGCGGTACTGCCACGTCATTGGGCGCCGAGGCAGCAGCCCTTTACGGTATCTTCAGCGCTGCCGGCAATGGTGGCCTCGACTACTCCGCAATCATAAAAATGATTGCCGGAAAGTGAAGGGTAACGGTATGACAACCCAAGACAGATAAAATTCTG
It includes:
- the mmsB gene encoding 3-hydroxyisobutyrate dehydrogenase produces the protein MQIGFIGVGNMGGPMVRNLLNAGDAVMVFDVASKAVAAIVVDGAVAVESPAAAVEGAEMVITMLPAGTQVREVYCGDGGVIAAAAPGTVLIDCSTIDVESAREIAAAADAAGLSMLDAPVSGGVAGASVAALTFMVGGAAEAFTKAEPVLAKMGRTIVHAGPSGNGQVAKICNNMILGISMIALCEAFTLAKSLGLEAQTLFDISSNASGSCWAMLNHLPVAGIVETAASNRNFVPGFATDMMLKDLRLAQQAANASGTATSLGAEAAALYGIFSAAGNGGLDYSAIIKMIAGK
- a CDS encoding enoyl-CoA hydratase/isomerase family protein, whose protein sequence is MSEPEVLFAVKGDRASITLNRPKALNALNHAMVLEITARLHDWAGDDAVREVVISGAGEHAFCAGGDVVGIAKRILAGEVGTGLSANFFREEYRLNRIIRTYPKPYLAILDGITMGGGVGLSIHGRYRIATDRTVLAMPEMAIGFFPDVGGGYALARFPGKSGLYMALSGARARAADCLYVGAATHYVSDGNLAKLVDAINSAPIETLLDTYAEDPGSPPMRERQAQIDRCFAGGSVEAILAALDAEGGEWAEKTAATLRHVAPLSLKVAHRQLTEAAGLEFDANMVMEYRLCQRFMADHDFCEGVRAVLIDKDKAPAWRPASLDAVGDETVDAYFAPLGERDLTFD